A window of Bradyrhizobium sp. AZCC 1719 genomic DNA:
CTCGGGCGCGAATTTGAGGTCGACGAACGCCGGCGCAGTGTTGGCGACCTCGTGATATTCCATGATCTTGCCGTCGCGCAGCCGCATGATCGCGACGCCCTCGAACATCGCCCGCGCACCCTCAGCCTCCGGCAGCGTCGAGCGATAGCTGAATGTATAGCGCGCATAGAGCGTGTGGCCGTCGGTGACGGGATCATGCATGTCCCAGCGAAAATCGGTCGCGGTGCGATAGAACCAGTCGTCGATCAGGTCAGCGATTTTGGCCCGACCCTCGAACGCACCGTAGAACACGTCGTGATAGACGCCGTCCTCGGTGAACAGTTCCGCGAAAGCCTTGCCGTTGCGCTGCTCGACGGCGTCACAGAAGGCGCGGAGCATGGTGGATGTGTTCATGGCGTTGTCTCCCTGCACGTGATTTTTTCTTCCCTCTCCCCTTGTGGGAGAGGGTGGATCGAATGAGCGAAGCTCATTCGAGACGGGTGAGGGGTTCTCTCCGCGGAGACAAACCCCTCATCCGCCTTGCCTTCGGCAAGGCACCTTCTCCCACAAGGGGAGAAGGGAAAAAGATCACCCCATCTCCGCCACCGCAGCGATGATCCGCGCGATGTCCTGTGGGCGGGACAGACGGTGGTCGCCGTCCTGGATCATGGTCAGCACCACGTCCTCGGCCGGCAACCGGTGCGCCAGCGCGAAAGCGTGCTGCCAGGGCACGTCGGGATCCTGCGCGCCCTGCAGGATACGCACGGGACATCCGACCTCGATGGCGCTACCGAGCAGGAGATGGTTGCGGCCCTCCTCGATCAGTGCGCGCGTGATCGGATAGGGTGCGCCGTAGCCATACTCCGACGGCCGCATCCACACGCCCCTGGTCCTGATCTCCTCGCGAACCTCGTCGGAGAGGCTGTTCCACATCAATTGCTCGGTAAAGTCCGGCGCCGGCGCGATCAGCACCAGCCCGGCGAGGTTCGCCTGCGTCGCCTCACGCTCGGCGATGGCGCGCGCCAGCAGGAGCGCCAGCCAGCCGCCCATCGATGAACCGATCACGATCTGCGGGCCCCGGCAGAACTGTTCGAATACCGCAACGCTCTCTTCCAGCCAGCGTCCGATGGTGCCATCGACGAAAGCGCCGCCCGATTCGCCATGGCCGGAATAATCAAATCTAATACAGGCCCGGCCGTGTTCCGCGGCCCACGCGTCCAGCGCGAGCGCCTTGGTGCCCCGCATGTCGGAATTGAAGCCGCCGAGCCAGAATAGCCCGGGCCCGCTGCCGGCGCGGGCACGCACCGCGATCCGGCGGCCGGCGACGCCCTCTCCCACCTCGATAAAGGTCGGTTCCTGGTCGATTGGCGCTGAATTTGTCGCTGAATCAGTCATTGGATCGGTCACTCTCGCCCTGCCGCTTTGTCCGCGAGTGCGCTCTATCGGTCAAGCACGAGACCGCCCGGCGCTTGCGGATCAGGCCGCCGCGCTATATTTGCCGGACGTGACCGAAATGCCTCGCATTTGACGGTTTTCGGGCGCAGACCGCGAGTTCGCTTGCTGTCTTGAGCGTATTGCTTCAAACTGCGGCCCTTCTTTCACAACTTTGGAGAGTTACCCATTCGCCGTCCCAACAGAGCCCCGCCCGCTGCAACCAAAGACGGGCCGCGCACCAATGATGATATCCGCAACGCGCAGATCCAGCTGATCGATCAGAACGGCACCAACCACGGAACGGTCGAGACCGTGGTCGCCATCAAGATGGCGCTCGAGGCGGGCATGGATCTTGTCGAGATTTCGCCGAACAACAATCCTCCCGTCTGTAAGATCATGGACTACGGGAAGTTCAAGTATTCGGCACAGAAGAAGGCCGCCGAGGCGCGCAAGAAGCAGAAGATCGTCGAGATCAAGGAGATCAAGCTGCGGCCGATGATCGACGATCACGATTACGACGTGAAAATGCGCGCCATGCAGCGGTTCTTCGAGGAAGGCGACAAGGTCAAGATCACCTTGCGCTACCGTGGCCGCGAAATGGCGCACCAGGAAATCGGCACCAAGCTTCTGGACAAGGTGAAGGCCGACGTCGCCGAGTTCGCCAAGGTCGAGCAGGACGCCAGGTTCGAGGGACGCCAGGTCGTGATGGTGCTGGCGCCGCGCTAGGTTGAGTTAGTAGAATCGAAAGCGGCCCGTCGGATGACCCGGCGGGCCGTTTCTCGTTGGTGCCGATTGCGTTCCCCGGATGCTGCGCAACGCCAACAGCGCGTTCACGCGCGTCTTCGACGCGCTATGGCACTTGCGGCGTGGTGCGCTGCTGATCCGGGGTCCATGTGGCCCGGGGTCCCGGCTCTGCGATGCACCGCTCCGCGCTGCATCGAGTCCGGGACACGAGCTGGATCTAGGTCCGCGTGGCCTGCCAGGTGCCGCTACAGCGGTCACCGGTGATGATGCCGCTCCACGCGCCCGCCCCACTGATGCCGACGAGGCGGCCGCCGCCGCTGGCCTTGGAGGCGCCGACGGAAACCTTGACCGCAACCGCGCCGGTGCGATTGACCGAACCGGAAACCCGGCCGCCGCCGGCCGATGACACGCGGTTACCGGCGACAGTAAACGGGACGCTGTATCCGGAACTGCAATTGCCCCGCGTCGTCGCGAAGATCACGTTCCAGGTGCCGTCATAGACACCTGCGGCCCTTCTGGTGGCCGCATCGGCACCACCAGGTGTGGCCACCGCGGCAAGCGCTGCGAGTACGGGAAGCCAGCGCAGGGAGCGCAGGCCGGGAAACGCGTTAAAACAGGCAATCGATCGCTGAAATCGGGTCATTCTTCCTGCTCCACACCAAGGTGATTGATGACATCACGGCGTTGGTAACGGCACCGCCCCCCGCGGTTCATCGTTGCCATTTGGCATTTCCTCTGCCATAAGCCCGACCTTCATCGCCCGGCTGATCAAGGGCTGCCGTGTCGATGTTCGTGCGGGTTGTCTCGCTTTTTGGGAAAAACCTGAGCACTTTCAACGCTCTAACGAGCATTTTAAGCCGCAAGAGCGCCCCTCGGGCGCGTTTTTCTGCGGCCACAGGAGAGCCAAATGCCCAAGCTGAAGACCAAGTCAGGCGCTAAAAAGCGCTTCAAGGTGACTGCCACCGGCAAAGTGATGCACGCCCAGCGCGGCAAGCGCCACGGCATGATCAAGCGGACGAAGAAGCAGATTCGTCAGCTCCGCGGCACCCGCGTGCTGTTCAAGACCGACGGCGACAACGTCAAGAAGTACTTCTTGCCGAACGCCTGATCGCGTTCACGTCATTGCAGCCGAGCCGCGCCCGCGCGGCGATCCCGTCATCTATTCTGATCAAGGATACCAGTCATGTCTCGCGTCAAACGCGGTGTGACCGCTCACGCCAAGCACAAGAAAGTCTACAAGGCCGCCAAGGGCTTTTACGGCCGCCGCAAGAACACCATCCGCGCCGCCAAGGCCGCCGTCGAGAAGGCCGGGCAATATGCGTTTCGCGACCGCAAGCGCAAGAAGCGCACCTTCCGCGCGCTCTGGATCCAGCGTCTCAATGCCGCCGTGCGCCCGTATGGCATGACCTACAGCGTCTTTATCAACGGCCTCTCGAAGTCGGGCATCACGGTGGATCGCAAGGTGCTGTCGGATCTCGCCATCAACGAGCCGGCGGCGTTCCAGGCGATTGCCGAGAAGGCCAAGGCCGCGCTGGCGGCCTAATTCGCAATCGCTGCGGCGTTCTTGCAATTCCGGTGTCATGACCCGCCTTGTGCGCATTGCGCACTGGGGCGGGCATCCAGTAAACCACCGACCGACATTTTGACTCCGGGGGTTACTGGATCATCCGCCTTCCGCCTTCGCTCGCTGAGCTTCGGCGGACAAGTCGCGGATGGTGAGGGTCCCGTTTGGACTGCGAGCGCGCGTTCCCCAAAGGTACCGTCGCCATGTCCGACCTAGCTCAACTCGAATCCCAAATTCTCAGCCAGATCGCGGCCGCCGGCGACGAAGCCGCGCTCGAATCCGTGCGCGTCGCGGCGCTCGGCAAGAAGGGCTCGATCTCCGCGCTGCTCGCCACCCTTGGCAAGATGTCGCCGGACGAGCGCAAGACGCAAGGCGCCGCGATCAACCTCGCCAAGGACAAGGTTACGCAGGCGCTCTCCGCCCGTCGCGACATCCTGAAATCGGCAGCACTCGATGCGCGTCTGGCATCGGAGACCATCGACGTCACCTTGCCGCTGCGCGAGACGCCTGCCGAACAGGGCCGCATCCATCCGCTGAGCCAGGTGTTCGAGGAGGTCAACACGATCTTCGCCGACATGGGATTTGCGATCGCCGAAGGTCCTGATATCGAGACCGACGATTACAATTTCACGAAACTGAACTTCCCCGAGGGCCATCCGGCGCGGGAGATGCATGACACCTTCTTCTTCAATCCGAAGGAAGACGGTTCGCGCATGCTGCTGCGCACTCACACCTCGCCGGTACAGGTGCGCACGATGTTGTCGCAGAAGCCGCCGATCCGCGTGGTTTGCCCGGGCCGCACCTACCGCATCGATTCGGACGCGACCCATACGCCGCAATTCCACCAGGTCGAAGGCCTCGTGATCGACAAGAGCTCGCATCTCGGCCACCTCAAATGGATCCTGCACGAGTTCTGCAAGGCGTTCTTCGAGGTCGACCACATCAACATGCGGTTCCGCCCGTCGTTCTTCCCGTTCACCGAACCCTCGCTCGAGGTCGACATCCAGTGCCGGCGCGACAAGGGCGAGATCCGTTTCGGCGAAGGCGAAGACTGGCTGGAGATTCTCGGCTGCGGCATGGTGCATCCGAACGTGCTGCGCGCCTGCGGCATCGACCCCGATGTCTATCAAGGCTTTGCCTGGGGCATGGGCATCGACCGCATCGCGATGCTGAAATACGGCATGTCCGATCTCCGGCAATTGTTCGAGAACGACGTGCGCTGGCTGTCGCATTACGGCTTCAAGCCGCTCGACGTCCCGACGCTGGCGGGGGGATTGAGCACGTGAGTGCGGTCCCTGCGAAATATCAGGGTTTGCGCTCCTTCGCGTTCGGCGATGGGCCGGAGCTTGCCGACGAGTTGCTCGACCTCGTGGTCAAGGGCGTGAAGACTGCGACCTGCTCTACTGAGGACGAGCCGAACACGTCGACGCCGGGCGAGCAATGGATCGTGCTCGACGGGCGCCGCGCGCCGCGCTGCGTGATTGAGACGATCGAAGTCACTTACCGCCGCTTTCCCGAAGTGGATGCCGCCTTTGCCTATGAAGAAGGCGAAGGCGACCGCAGCCTCGCCTACTGGCGGCAGGCACACCGCAATTATTTCGGACGGCTGGGCAAGTTTCGCGAAGACATGATGCTGATGTGCGAACGATTCCGGCTGGTCGAGGTTTTCTAGGAACGTAAAATGAAATTCACGCTCTCCTGGCTGAAGGAACATCTCGACACCGACGAGCCGCTGGAAAAGCTTGCCGACAAGCTCACCATGATCGGGCTCGAGGTCGAGAGCATCGAGGACAAGGCGAAGGCGCTCGCGCCGTTTTCGATCGCGCGGGTGATCTCGGCCGAGCAGCATCCCAATGCCGATCGTCTGCGGGTCTGCATGGTCGACACCGGCAATGGTGCTGCGCCGGTGCAGGTGGTCTGCGGCGCGCCGAATGCGCGCGCTGGGCTCGTCAGCGTGTTCTCGCCGCCCGGCACATTCATCCCGGGCAAGAACATCACGCTCGGCGTCGGAACCATCCGGGGCGTCGAAAGCCGCGGCATGCTGTGCTCGGCCGCAGAGCTGCAGCTTTCCGAGGACCATGACGGCATCATGGAATTGCCGGCCGATGCGCCGATCGGCAAGGGCTATGCCGAATGGGCAGGCCTCGGCGATCCCGTGCTCGAAATCAACCTCACGCCGAACCGGCAGGACTGCACCGGCGTGCACGGCATCGCGCGGGATCTCTCCGCTGCCGATATGGGCAAGCTGATCGATCCCGGAATCAAACCGGTTAAGGGCGAATTCCCCTGCCCGGTGAAGCTGACGGTGGAAGATGCGACGCTGTGTCCAGGCTTCGCGCTGCGGCTGGTGCGCGGCGTCAAGAACGGCCCCTCGCCGGAATGGCTGCAGAAGCGCCTGGCCTCGATCGGCTTGCGGCCGATCAATGCGCTCGTCGACATCACCAACTTCATGACCTATGACCGCGCCCGGCCGCTGCATGTGTTCGACGCAAGGAAAGTGACGGGCAATCTCACCGTACGCCGCGCCAAGGAAGGCGAAAGCCTGCTGGCGCTCGACGGCCGCACCTACACGCTCGATCCCTCGATCTGCGTGATCGCGGATGAGCACGGCGTCGAATCGCTCGCCGGCATCATGGGCGGCGAGACTTCCGGCTGCGACGAGAACACGACGGACGTGCTGATCGAATCGGCGCTGTGGAACGCGATTAACATCGCGCAGACCGGGCGCAAGCTCGGCATCAATTCGGACGCGCGCTACCGCTTCGAGCGCGGCGTCGATCCGGCCTTCATGGTGCCGGGGCTCGAGCTTGCGACCAAAATGGTGATGGAGCTCTGCGGCGGCACGCCGTCGGAGACTTTCATCGTCGGCAATGCGTTCGGCGACGACCGCATCATCGACTTCCCGCTCGCCGAGGTGAAGCGCCTCGCGGGAATCGAGGTGCCGCTGGTCGAGATGCGGCGCATCCTCGGCCATCTCGGCTTCATGGTCGCCGGCAACGGCCCGGTGGTGAAGGTCGCCGTTCCCTCCTGGCGTACGGATGTGGACGGCAAGGCCGACATCGTCGAGGAAATCGTCCGCATCGTCGGCGTCGACAAGGTACCGATGACGCCGTTCGAGCGCGGCGACGAAGCGCGCAAGCCGGTGCTGACCACGATTCAGTCCCGCACCCGCCGTGCCAAGCGCGCGCTCGCCGCGCGCGGCATGGTGGAAGCCGTGACCTGGTCGTTCATCTCCAAGCTGCATGCTGAGATGTTCGGTGGCGGACAGGCAGAACTCGCGCTGGCCAACCCCATCGCTTCCGATCTCTCGGACATGCGGCCGAGCCTTTTGCCGGCCCTCGTCGCCGCGGCGCAGGCCAATGCCAACCGCGGTTGCTCCGACGTCGCGCTGTTCGAGGTCGGCCAGATCTTTAAGGGCGACAAGCCCGAGAACCAGTTCGTCGCAGCCTCCGGCGTGCGCCACGGCTTTGCGTCGACAAAGGGCATGGGCCGGCATTGGTCAGGCTCTGCCCAGACCGATGCACTCGACGCCAAGGCCGATGCGTTCGCGGTGCTCGCGGCGGTCGGCGCGCCGATGCAGGCGCTGCAGATTGTGCCGGGCGGCGCAAGTTGGCTGCATCCGGGTCGCTCCGGCACCATCCAGATCGGACCGCAGAACGTGCTCGGCTATTTCGGCGAGCTGCATCCGCGCACGCTGGAGGCGCTCGGCGCCGACGGCCCGATGATCGCGTTCGAAGTGATCCTCGACCGCATTCCCGATGCCAAGAAGAAGCCGACCCGCGCCAAGCCGCTGCTCGAACTCTCCGCGTTCCAGCCGGTATCGCGCGACTTTGCCTTTATCGTCGATCGCGCCGTCAAGGCCGGCGACATCGTGCGCGCGGCGCAGGGCGCGGACAGGAAGCTGATCACGGACGTAGCCGTATTCGACGTCTATGAAGGCAAGGGCATCGATCCGGCCCAAAAGTCGATCGCGATCGCCGTGACGATCCAGCCGCGCGAGAAGACGCTGACGGATCAGGAGATCGACGCCGTAGCGGCGAAGATCGTGGCCGAGGTGACGAAGAAGACCGGCGGCACGTTGCGGGGATGAGCCGACGGGCCTGACGGGATAACCGCACGACGAGCTGCAACCTCTCCCGCTTGCGGGGGAGGTCGCATCGCATCGAAAGATGCGATGCGGGTGGGGGCTCTCTCCACTCGAACAGTCTCATTTGTTGCGACACCCCCATCCCAGCCTTCCCCCGCAAGCGGGAGAAGGAGCCCACCTCTGATGCGGTCGCAGCTGAACCCAATCTCAGGCGCTAAAGAATGAACTCGCTTGGCCTGATTCCACCCGACATCAGCCTCAACGCGGCAATCGCGATTTGCGCCGTCGCCTTCATGTCGGGCACGGCGCGGGGTTTTTCCGGGTTCGGGGCGGCGCTGATCTTCATGCCGCTGGCCAGCTCGTTCGCCGACCCGCGGCTGGTGGCCGCGCTGCTGCTGATCATCGATTTCGTCGCCGCCGCGCCGCTGCTGCCGAACGCGTGGGAGAAGGCTGACCGCAAGGCGACTGCGGTCATAGTGTTGGGCGCCCTGATTGGCGTGCCGATCGGCACCTATTTCCTGAGCCGCCTCGAGCCGGTGACGACACGCTGGATCATCTCCGTCTTCGTGTTCGCGCTGCTGCTGCTTCTGCTCTCCGGCTGGCGCTACCGCGGCAAGGATCGCGCGGCGGTTTCAATCGGCATCGGCGGGCTGTCAGGATTTTGCAGCGGCCTCGCCCAGACCGGCGGGCCGCCGATCGTCGGCTACTGGCTCGGCCGGCCGATTCCTTCCGTGATCGCGCGTGCCAACATCGTGCTGTTCTTCGGCGCCTCGGATTTCTTCTCCGCCGTGAGTTACACCGCGACCGGACTGATCACGATGGATGCGATCAAGTTCGCGCTGGTGGTCGGCCCCGTCTACGGCATCGGTGTCTGGTTCGGCGCGTCGCTGTTCGGCAAGGCCAGCGAAACCGTATTCCGCTCGATCTGTTACGCGCTGATCGCGGCCGCGGTGATCTTCGGATTGCCTGTTCTGGATGGTGTGCTGAGATAGACACAGACCCGTAGGGTGGGCAAAGGCGCACTTGCGCCGTGCCCACCATCACACGCGCCGTTTTGTATCATGGTGGGCACGCTTCCGCCTTCGCTCGTTGAGCTACGGCGGACAAGTCACTTTGCCCACCCTACAATTCCTGCGCTAACTCACCACCAGGTCGCAATACGCATAACCATCACGCGCGACGCACTCTCCGGTCATCACCGTCACCCGCCGCGAGAACATCGGCCCTGCCACGACACAGGTGTGAAACTCGCCGTTCTCGCCGCAGGGGTCGACGCCCTCCGGCAGATCGGCGAGCAGCGTTGCATCGAATTTGCGACCGGCGAATTCCGCTGACAGCTTCTTCAGATCGACGGTCGCAATATGGGCTTCCAGCCCGCTTGCGATCATCGCTCGGGCGAGCTCCGGCGTTGGCCGCTCCCAGAGCGGAAACACCGGCGTGATTCCGGTGCCCGCGAGCTTCTG
This region includes:
- a CDS encoding nuclear transport factor 2 family protein, producing the protein MNTSTMLRAFCDAVEQRNGKAFAELFTEDGVYHDVFYGAFEGRAKIADLIDDWFYRTATDFRWDMHDPVTDGHTLYARYTFSYRSTLPEAEGARAMFEGVAIMRLRDGKIMEYHEVANTAPAFVDLKFAPERIAKIVAKQGAALKARPEMKRHLAE
- a CDS encoding alpha/beta hydrolase; this encodes MTDSATNSAPIDQEPTFIEVGEGVAGRRIAVRARAGSGPGLFWLGGFNSDMRGTKALALDAWAAEHGRACIRFDYSGHGESGGAFVDGTIGRWLEESVAVFEQFCRGPQIVIGSSMGGWLALLLARAIAEREATQANLAGLVLIAPAPDFTEQLMWNSLSDEVREEIRTRGVWMRPSEYGYGAPYPITRALIEEGRNHLLLGSAIEVGCPVRILQGAQDPDVPWQHAFALAHRLPAEDVVLTMIQDGDHRLSRPQDIARIIAAVAEMG
- the infC gene encoding translation initiation factor IF-3, encoding MRRPNRAPPAATKDGPRTNDDIRNAQIQLIDQNGTNHGTVETVVAIKMALEAGMDLVEISPNNNPPVCKIMDYGKFKYSAQKKAAEARKKQKIVEIKEIKLRPMIDDHDYDVKMRAMQRFFEEGDKVKITLRYRGREMAHQEIGTKLLDKVKADVAEFAKVEQDARFEGRQVVMVLAPR
- the rpmI gene encoding 50S ribosomal protein L35, with amino-acid sequence MPKLKTKSGAKKRFKVTATGKVMHAQRGKRHGMIKRTKKQIRQLRGTRVLFKTDGDNVKKYFLPNA
- the rplT gene encoding 50S ribosomal protein L20 — protein: MSRVKRGVTAHAKHKKVYKAAKGFYGRRKNTIRAAKAAVEKAGQYAFRDRKRKKRTFRALWIQRLNAAVRPYGMTYSVFINGLSKSGITVDRKVLSDLAINEPAAFQAIAEKAKAALAA
- the pheS gene encoding phenylalanine--tRNA ligase subunit alpha — translated: MSDLAQLESQILSQIAAAGDEAALESVRVAALGKKGSISALLATLGKMSPDERKTQGAAINLAKDKVTQALSARRDILKSAALDARLASETIDVTLPLRETPAEQGRIHPLSQVFEEVNTIFADMGFAIAEGPDIETDDYNFTKLNFPEGHPAREMHDTFFFNPKEDGSRMLLRTHTSPVQVRTMLSQKPPIRVVCPGRTYRIDSDATHTPQFHQVEGLVIDKSSHLGHLKWILHEFCKAFFEVDHINMRFRPSFFPFTEPSLEVDIQCRRDKGEIRFGEGEDWLEILGCGMVHPNVLRACGIDPDVYQGFAWGMGIDRIAMLKYGMSDLRQLFENDVRWLSHYGFKPLDVPTLAGGLST
- a CDS encoding ASCH domain-containing protein: MSAVPAKYQGLRSFAFGDGPELADELLDLVVKGVKTATCSTEDEPNTSTPGEQWIVLDGRRAPRCVIETIEVTYRRFPEVDAAFAYEEGEGDRSLAYWRQAHRNYFGRLGKFREDMMLMCERFRLVEVF
- the pheT gene encoding phenylalanine--tRNA ligase subunit beta, with protein sequence MKFTLSWLKEHLDTDEPLEKLADKLTMIGLEVESIEDKAKALAPFSIARVISAEQHPNADRLRVCMVDTGNGAAPVQVVCGAPNARAGLVSVFSPPGTFIPGKNITLGVGTIRGVESRGMLCSAAELQLSEDHDGIMELPADAPIGKGYAEWAGLGDPVLEINLTPNRQDCTGVHGIARDLSAADMGKLIDPGIKPVKGEFPCPVKLTVEDATLCPGFALRLVRGVKNGPSPEWLQKRLASIGLRPINALVDITNFMTYDRARPLHVFDARKVTGNLTVRRAKEGESLLALDGRTYTLDPSICVIADEHGVESLAGIMGGETSGCDENTTDVLIESALWNAINIAQTGRKLGINSDARYRFERGVDPAFMVPGLELATKMVMELCGGTPSETFIVGNAFGDDRIIDFPLAEVKRLAGIEVPLVEMRRILGHLGFMVAGNGPVVKVAVPSWRTDVDGKADIVEEIVRIVGVDKVPMTPFERGDEARKPVLTTIQSRTRRAKRALAARGMVEAVTWSFISKLHAEMFGGGQAELALANPIASDLSDMRPSLLPALVAAAQANANRGCSDVALFEVGQIFKGDKPENQFVAASGVRHGFASTKGMGRHWSGSAQTDALDAKADAFAVLAAVGAPMQALQIVPGGASWLHPGRSGTIQIGPQNVLGYFGELHPRTLEALGADGPMIAFEVILDRIPDAKKKPTRAKPLLELSAFQPVSRDFAFIVDRAVKAGDIVRAAQGADRKLITDVAVFDVYEGKGIDPAQKSIAIAVTIQPREKTLTDQEIDAVAAKIVAEVTKKTGGTLRG
- a CDS encoding sulfite exporter TauE/SafE family protein; its protein translation is MNSLGLIPPDISLNAAIAICAVAFMSGTARGFSGFGAALIFMPLASSFADPRLVAALLLIIDFVAAAPLLPNAWEKADRKATAVIVLGALIGVPIGTYFLSRLEPVTTRWIISVFVFALLLLLLSGWRYRGKDRAAVSIGIGGLSGFCSGLAQTGGPPIVGYWLGRPIPSVIARANIVLFFGASDFFSAVSYTATGLITMDAIKFALVVGPVYGIGVWFGASLFGKASETVFRSICYALIAAAVIFGLPVLDGVLR